A genomic stretch from Podospora pseudoanserina strain CBS 124.78 chromosome 3, whole genome shotgun sequence includes:
- a CDS encoding hypothetical protein (COG:S; EggNog:ENOG503PA9G) yields the protein MNKLFGSGKPPVPTVDTDRVVPLHFFEKSPLVQGNNMAVSLVFDDVLEPEKLKQALEGLVRREGWQRLGGRLRKNPTTGAIEWHIPTVFSADRPIINYAHVDHGVPAAQHPAASRIPQPSTRPAVVADPDDLADLAFEPGHRPGGISDYLTSDMPVLGLRVNSFTDKTIAVLQWQHVAFDALGMQYVVEGWSNMLWGKEHEIPTPCGLDSDPFEALAKGTRKPTEPHLLMDKKVGIGGMLKWGLGYGFDMLARAKENRMVCIPQSYWKTQMEKAIEELQAEATEKGEDPSKVFLTEGDILTAWTMKSVVGPQDMDPNRTVAGSIAMSLRKAFEGDLIPEASKSPYVGNAFGWGNVLVTAGDVNTKPLSWLARQVRRAINEQGTRAQHEAYYAMVREGPGLPIVIFGDGGMAQIGFSNWSKAGLFNLDFAPARKVQKPGVPCRPSYVQENHGPIKPVDGFFVFGKDEKGNYWTSAYKVKGQWDKLDEYLVKEHEKGA from the coding sequence ATGAACAAACTATTCGGTAGCGGGAAGCCACCCGTCCCAACGGTCGATACCGACCGGGTGGTGCCGCTCCATTTCTTCGAGAAAAGCCCGCTGGTGCAGGGCAACAACATGGCCGTATCTCTTGTGTTCGACGATGTGTTGGAGCCAGAAAAGTTGAAGCAAGCCCTCGAGGGTCttgtgaggagggaaggCTGGCAGAGACTTGGAGGACGTCTCCGGAAGAACCCAACAACCGGAGCGATCGAGTGGCATATCCCTACTGTCTTCTCAGCTGACcgtcccatcatcaactacGCCCATGTCGATCACGGAGTCCCCGCCGCCCAGCACCCAGCTGCCTCGCGAATCCCGCAACCGTCCACTAGGCCGGCGGTTGTCGCGGACCCTGACGACCTCGCCGATTTGGCTTTCGAGCCTGGTCACAGGCCCGGCGGCATCAGCGATTATCTCACGTCTGACATGCCCGTCCTAGGTCTGCGTGTCAACTCTTTCACCGACAAAACCATTGCCGTTCTCCAATGGCAGCATGTTGCCTTCGATGCGTTGGGTATGCAATATGTCGTCGAGGGCTGGAGCAACATGCTCTGGGGCAAGGAGCACGAGATTCCCACGCCCTGCGGTTTAGACAGCGACCCGTTCGAGGCTTTGGCTAAAGGAACCCGAAAGCCAACAGAGCCCCATCTGTTGATGGACAAGAAGGTTGGAATTGGCGGTATGCTCAAATGGGGTCTCGGATATGGCTTCGATATGTTGGCACGGGCCAAGGAAAACCGCATGGTGTGCATTCCGCAATCGTATTGGAAGACGCAGATGGAGAAAGCAATCGAGGAGCTCCAGGCTGAAGCAACCGAAAAGGGCGAGGACCCATCCAAGGTCTTCCTGACTGAAGGCGACATCCTCACTGCCTGGACGATGAAGTCAGTTGTCGGGCCCCAGGACATGGACCCCAACAGGACAGTGGCTGGATCCATTGCCATGTCGCTCCGTAAGGCATTCGAAGGTGACCTGATCCCTGAGGCATCCAAGAGTCCCTATGTCGGCAATGCTTTCGGTTGGGGCAACGTTCTCGTCACTGCTGGTGACGTCAACACCAAGCCCCTCAGTTGGCTCGCAAGACAAGTGCGGCGGGCCATCAACGAACAAGGCACCCGGGCTCAGCACGAGGCCTACTACGCCATGGTGCGTGAAGGGCCTGGTCTCCCAATTGTAATCTTTGGCGACGGCGGCATGGCCCAGATTGGCTTCTCCAACTGGTCCAAGGCGGGCTTGTTCAACCTCGACTTTGCTCCTGCTCGCAAGGTGCAGAAGCCAGGTGTGCCATGCCGGCCTTCATACGTTCAGGAGAACCACGGTCCCATCAAGCCTGTCGATGGTTTCTTTGTGTTTGggaaggatgagaagggtaACTACTGGACGTCAGCGTACAAGGTTAAGGGCCAGTGGGACAAGCTGGATGAGTACCTTGTCAAGGAGCATGAGAAGGGCGCCTGA
- a CDS encoding hypothetical protein (EggNog:ENOG503Q3BU; COG:S), which yields MADSSFLTDLCTICHAEPPKYTCPRCKAQTCSLACSKKHKTRASCDGVRNPREYMPIHELRTPRGIDHDFNFLSSIERERLRAEQDIVEVRRLMDAKELHPPTPAEEQKLFRKVWDGDRLSFEPVENNTQHNAIVAQLRRRLRNLDIEVVYMPKGMSRQRENKTSWNKRTNAINFQVEWLIYDSTSQQKPLKVLYKALENIPLYSALTNTVIWHNGQLDRLVREADPEYDERNPLKKPKAEYIPVTIQGQSTLAWSSAPYCFQNPLDSTWFSFSSAPSVESTPEEQYHKYSFYLKKATKEAPNSRTLIPLSPDSNLKDALSGRTVVEFPTIVAIQPGCPLPPLHEIGDWTPRPPPPPPAPKPVNEKKRTLEKGPRGRGGRGGGRGGKRVKFEKGQDTRGVEEKASSSDEEGQIDEDEGVEMEDRGQGIRIDKDENGVLKVDLGTGGMVNMDDVARAMAMDQERWEEEKEKERKTVKLPGGGCLVDYGSDED from the coding sequence ATGGCCGACTCCTCATTTCTCACCGACCTGTGCACCATCTGCCACGCCGAACCCCCGAAATATACCTGCCCGCGATGCAAAGCCCAGACCTGCTCTCTCGCCTGCAGCAAGAAACACAAGACTCGCGCCAGCTGCGATGGCGTCCGCAATCCACGAGAATACATGCCAATCCACGAACTACGCACCCCTAGGGGTATTGATCACGACTTCAACTTCCTCTCATCCATCGAGCGCGAACGTCTGCGTGCCGAGCAAGACATCGTCGAGGTCCGCCGGCTGATGGACGCCAAAGAACtacacccaccaaccccagcagAAGAACAAAAGCTTTTTCGCAAAGTATGGGACGGTGACAGGTTAAGCTTTGAGCCTGTAGAGAACAATACCCAGCACAATGCCATCGTGGCCCAACTGCGCCGTCGGCTGAGAAACCTCGACATTGAGGTGGTGTACATGCCCAAGGGGATGAGCCGGCAGCGGGAGAATAAAACGTCGTGGAATAAGAGGACCAATGCGATAAACTTCCAGGTTGAGTGGTTGATTTATGATTCTACGTCGCAGCAGAAGCCATTGAAGGTGCTGTATAAGGCGCTGGAGAATATACCGCTTTATTCGGCGTTGACCAATACCGTTATTTGGCACAACGGGCAGCTGGATCGTCTTGTGCGCGAGGCAGATCCGGAATATGATGAGAGGAACCCGTTGAAGAAGCCGAAGGCGGAATACATCCCCGTTACGATTCAAGGCCAGTCTACACTAGCGTGGTCATCAGCACCATACTGCTTCCAGAACCCGCTGGACTCAACCTGGTTTTCGTTCTCGTCGGCACCCTCTGTTGAGTCGACACCAGAAGAACAATACCATAAATACAGCTTTTACCTAAAGAAAGCCACGAAAGAGGCGCCCAACAGCAGGACTTTGATCCCGCTCTCCCCGGACAGCAATTTGAAAGATGCGCTGTCCGGAAGAACAGTAGTTGAATTCCCTACCATTGTCGCCATTCAACCCGGCTGCCCCCTCCCACCGTTACACGAAATAGGGGACTGGACGCCCCgtcccccaccgccaccgccggcacccAAGCCTGTGaacgaaaagaaaagaacgCTTGAGAAGGGTCctagagggaggggtggtcgaggcggcgggaggggtgggaagagggttAAGTTTGAGAAGGGGCAGGATACgaggggtgttgaggagaaAGCAAGTAgctcggacgaggaggggcagattgatgaggatgagggtgtaGAGATGGAGGATAGGGGGCAAGGGATCAGGATTGATAAGGATGAGAATGGGGTTTTGAAGGTAGATTTGGGGAcgggggggatggtgaatATGGATGATGTGGCgagggcgatggcgatggatcaggagaggtgggaggaggagaaggagaaggagaggaagacaGTGAAGTTGCCGGGTGGGGGGTGTTTGGTTGATTACgggagtgatgaggattga
- a CDS encoding hypothetical protein (EggNog:ENOG503NY0Y; COG:S) — MAPSLTAHTSFTRPRTSDRDHRDGRPVTRDQQDANLVIPSRTSSLHSRITQPIPGQLSAKPQQRTPKTLTHAYMVCGVGREPSQWVKAPTPQQGKIGHMKGAVPQFWLPEILGSSPRLEQDSEIARALHSAMRACFPHDVEICTGRSQPHCVHHAFVLQQDSSHTLYGICLRVWSRADDRRAETIRDLRKRTEPDFYDNPDEQYWIPYCLSFLSRYPLYNLLGDYLRGMWIHWNKATNLFHAEEVSRILSFPAPRLNDLVRIDMKDYALCYQFPSSPTGFQNFAMWPLFCCLSVPNIVGVIEAAISPTRRIIFVSHYPAMLTMAAETVRFCVRVYEWSGLYVPVVHARHAKDLVEEPGPYILGITAECRTLFTAPTDALVVDLDRNFVLTSNPPSALQPNQRTKFITRLTQALNGDVTPSGVPQHLRSAYGGGKLVPAGQIIVMRGQVESIQDPEWWNQDAVMSVMDHVCEKMGRNTGLKAVFGGSVKKPLMTKVSMRHLNEIVRERNQYSRDALEAWQDFINLKGRMDTELGKVNKRNNYLMEECDNWKQQFQRFQAFADTLTKETQDLKVKIETHKRENRRLGSLIDQQKDDAARLANRLAGTEKQRDDALEALVLQQEIAEELERERKRNRKELSTLQTTNTAISRQRDEARRVVLHLRSLISGQHHHMEHLVKTLTSPEELAAEIEAGFAAQDAVDAVEAQATGESSNDERFLKNLNAASRRISTQAFIDVADRHLKDKTDAIAHIIRNISEQCQAAVEGLQLAHDAEHGRSDSSASRSSRLSKSRRGSNISIARSDDDRSSAATSDVSDDHTLLRPNSGRLSSIPPTPDLVPNRSSTSMSFASTATTPERGSQHYLHGHHDIPTKIVEDDEDDIDGSQSDVHSVPQEAGVVGKHSESLIHRPSGARISALGGLGR, encoded by the exons ATGGCGCCCTCTTTAACAGCCCACACTTCCTTCACCCGTCCGAGAACCAGCGACCGTGATCACCGCGACGGACGTCCTGTCACCCGTGATCAGCAAGACGCCAACCTCGTCATCCCGAGCCGCACCTCGTCCCTCCATTCCCGCATTACCCAGCCAATTCCTGGCCAGTTGAGCGCCAAACCTCAGCAGCGCACTCCCAAGACCCTTACTCATGCGTACATGGTCTGTGGTGTCGGCCGGGAGCCTTCGCAATGGGTGAAGGCTCCAACGCCCCAGCAGGGCAAGATTGGCCACATGAAGGGTGCCGTTCCTCAGTTCTGGCTTCCCGAGATTCTTGGGAGCAGTCCCAGGCTCGAGCAGGACAGTGAGATTGCTCGTGCTTTGCACTCTGCTATGAGG GCATGCTTCCCCCACGATGTCGAGATTTGCACCGGCAGAAGCCAGCCTCACTGCGTCCACCACGCCTTTGTGCTCCAGCAGGATTCCTCCCACACTCTCTACGGTATCTGCCTGCGGGTGTGGTCCCGCGCCGATGACAGGCGAGCCGAGACGATCCGCGATCTCAGGAAACGCACCGAGCCCGACTTCTACGACAACCCGGACGAGCAATACTGGATCCCCTACTGCCTTTCGTTCCTCTCCCGCTACCCGCTGTACAACTTGCTCGGCGACTATCTGCGTGGTATGTGGATTCACTGGAACAAGGCTACTAACCTTTTTCACGCCGAGGAGGTTTCCCGAATTCTGAGTTTTCCCGCCCCTCGTCTCAACGATTTGGTTCGCATCGACATGAAGGACTATGCGCTCTGCTACCAGTTTCCTTCTTCGCCCACTGGGTTCCAAAACTTTGCCATGTGGCCCTTGTTCTGCTGTCTCTCGGTTCCCAACATTGTTGGTGTGATCGAGGCTGCCATTTCGCCCACCCGCCGCATCATTTTTGTCAGTCATTACCCAGCCATgctcaccatggccgccgAGACTGTCAGATTCTGTGTGCGCGTATATGAGTGGAGTGGTCTCTATGTCCCTGTTGTGCATGCTCGCCATGCCAAGGACCTTGTCGAGGAGCCTGGCCCGTACATCCTCGGTATCACTGCTGAGTGCAGAACGCTCTTCACTGCGCCGACAGATGCTCTGGTGGTGGATCTTGACCGCAACTTTGTGCTCacttccaaccccccctctgCGCTCCAGCCTAACCAGCGCACCAAGTTCATCACCCGCCTTACCCAGGCTCTGAATGGTGATGTAACACCATCGGGTGTTCCCCAGCACTTGCGTTCTGCgtacggcggcggcaagctTGTCCCCGCGGGTCAGATTATTGTCATGCGTGGACAGGTTGAGTCTATTCAGGACCCTGAATGGTGGAATCAAGATGCCGTCATGTCGGTGATGGACCATGTGTGCGAGAAGATGGGCCGCAACACCGGCCTGAAGGCTGTTTTTGGAGGGTCGGTCAAGAAGCCACTGATGACCAAGGTTTCCATGCGGCACTTGAACGAGATTGTCCGTGAACGTAACCAGTACTCACGCGACGCGTTGGAGGCCTGGCAGGATTTTATCAACCTTAAGGGGCGGATGGACACCGAACTcggcaaggtcaacaagCGGAACAACTACCTTATGGAGGAGTGCGACAATTGGAAGCAGCAGTTCCAACGTTTCCAGGCCTTTGCTGACACCCTCACCAAGGAGACCCAAGATCTCAAGGTCAAGATAGAGACGCACAAGCGTGAGAACCGTCGCTTGGGCAGTCTTATTGATCAGCAAAAGGACGACGCCGCTCGTCTTGCCAATCGTCTGGCTGGCACCGAAAAGCAGCGTGACGATGCTCTTGAGGCTCTTGTCCTCCAGCAGGAGATTgccgaggagcttgagcGCGAGCGTAAGAGGAATCGCAAGGAGCTGTCAACGCTCCAGACCACCAACACAGCCATCTCAAGACAGCGTGACGAAGCCCGCCGTGTTGTGCTTCACCTGCGTAGCTTGATTTCTggccaacatcaccacatgGAGCACCTCGTCAAGACTCTGACGTCTCCCGAGGAGCTCGCTGCTGAGATTGAGGCTGGGTTTGCTGCGCAAGACGCCGTTGATGCGGTTGAAG CCCAAGCTACTGGTGAGTCTAGCAATGACGAGCGGTTCCTCAAGAACCTGAATGCTGCTAGCAGACGAATCTCTACGCAAGCATTCATCGACGTGGCGGATCGGCACCTCAAGGACAAGACCGATGCCATCGCCCATATCATCCGGAACATTTCGGAACAGTGTCAGGCCGCTGTTGAAGGCCTCCAACTTGCACATGACGCGGAGCACGGGAGGTCGGATTCTTCGGCCTCCCGTTCTTCGCGGTTGTCGAAAAGTCGCCGAGGGAGTAATATCTCCATCGCCCGGTCCGACGACGATCGCAGCTCGGCGGCAACGTCCGATGTCAGTGATGACCATACCCTCCTCCGACCGAACAGCGGGCGGCTCTCTAGCATCCCACCCACACCGGATCTCGTTCCCAACCGCAGCAGCACTAGCATGTCTTTCGCTAGCACGGCCACGACCCCTGAGCGAGGCTCTCAGCACTACCTCCACGGACACCATGACATCCCCACCAAGATcgtcgaggacgacgaggacgatatCGACGGATCTCAGTCTGATGTCCACTCCGTCCCCCAGGAAGCGGGAGTCGTGGGCAAGCACTCGGAGAGCCTGATCCACAGGCCTTCTGGTGCCCGCATCAGCGCCCTTGGTGGCCTCGGTCGCTAA